TTTCAAGACCCTAAGCATTGTAAAAAAATGTTTTTCAGGAGTTTCTATAAAAGCTGCATACGCGCATAGGACAGGCAAAGCAGCGCCGCCGTCTCCGCCCGCAGGATCGTGTCTCCAAGGCCGACAGCCTGAACCTTGGCAGAATTCTTCAAAAACTCGCCCTCTTCGGAATCGAACCCGCCCTCCGGCCCGATCAGAAAAGCACAGTCCTTTGATACAGGAGCGGAAGAAAGAACCGGAGCCTCCATACGCTCCACGCACGCCAGAATTTTCGGTCCGTCCCATGCTTTCAGCATATTTTGCAAATTGTCCATGGGATGCAGGACCGGAAGATCAAGCCGTTCGCACTGTTCCGCTGCCTCGATCATCTGGGCAGTCACTCGCTCGGCCTTTAAATGCCTGTTCTCTGTCCGCCCCGTAAGAATCGGATAAAAATCCGTTGCCCCTAGCTCAACCGCCTTCTCGATCAGAAAATCCATCCGCTGCTTCTTGATCGGCGCAAACAAAAGCCGAATCCGCGCTCCATCTTGAGTTTGCGGCTTGAGGATTTCCTGCAAAGTGATAATCCCTCGCTTTTTATCCAGACTTTTGAGGTCAGCCCGCCATTCTCCATCGCGCCCGTTGAACACGCGCAAACCCTGCCCCGCCTCTAGCCGCAGCACATTGCGAAGGTAATGCACATGATCGTCGGACAGCGCGATCTCACGGCCCGCTGAAAACTCTTCGTTGAGATAAAGCCGCACAAGCTTGTATAAAGGTTGGGTCATGACCGATACACTCAACACCAACACCCACACCGATATCAAGAGGCTTCCATGGATTGAGGAGCGCCTTCCCGAAAAACTGCGCCCCTTCGCCTATCTCGCAAGACTGGACCGCCCCATCGGCATCTGGCTCCTCCTGCTCCCCGGCTGGTGGGGAATCGTTCTGGGGTCGGGCGGACTCTTCGGTATGAGCCTTTATTCATGGCTTTTGATGGGACTGTTCGGAATCGGCGCCATCCTGATGCGTGCCGCCGGCTGTATCATCAACGACCTCTGGGACCGCGATCTGGACAAGCAGGTCGAGCGCACCAAAAACCGCCCCCTCGCTGCGGGAACGGTCAGCAGGTCGCAGGCTCTGGTCTTACTGGCCGGACTATTAACCCTAAGTTTGGGGATTCTTTTGACCATGAATCGCCTGACCATCGTCCTTGGTGTCCTGACAATCCCCCTGATCGTGTCTTATCCACTCATGAAACGGGTAACGTGGTGGCCTCAGGCCTTTCTGGGAATAACCTTCAACTTCGGGGCTCTGATGGGATATACAGCCATCACAGGCACCTTGAGCTTTTCCTGCGTTTTCCTCTATTTAGCAGGAATATGCTGGACGCTGGGTTACGACACGATTTACGCCCATCAGGACAAGGAGGACGACGCGCTGGCCGGAATGAAATCCACGGCCTTGCTGTTTGGCGAGAACAGCCCCAAATGGGTAAAAAGATTCTATGAACTGACCGCCCTGTTTCTGGTGCTGGCCGTCTTGATCAGCAGCGGCAGTCTCTGGACCAGCCTGTTGATTCTCGCCGCCTGCTCGCATCTGCTCTGGCAAATCACGGAATGGAAATCCGAAGAACCGGCCTCCAGCCTGCACATCTTCCGCTCGAACAGGGATTTCGGGCTGCTGATCCTTCTGGCTCTGCTTTTTGGCGCTTAACAAAACGCCGAAAACCCTTAGGGTAGAGACTCACAGCTTTTATAAAGTCTGCGAAAACACGGGCTTTCGAGAACCGCATCGCAGAATACATCGACGTATTTGAGAAGCGGAAGCGAAGAAAGACCGTGTTTGCAGGTCTTTAGAAAAGCTGTGGGTTTTGACCCTACCCCCCGAAAAGCTGCCGCAGCCGCTGCTCCGCAACCGCCAGCATGGTCAGATCGACCGTTCCCGCCCGCCGCAATTCAGCGAACAACGGCTCGAACTGCTTGAGCAGATGCCCGTGATCCTTGAGCCATACCTCCAGCATACTGTCCTTGCGTGGGCTTTTCCCGGCCTTGCCGTTGAGGTCACGCAACACACGCACAGTTAACCCGGCCTGACAGCTATAGAGGCTTTCTAGTAACCCGGCCGAAGCCTCGCTCTGCCAGTGGTTGTCGTGGGGTAAAAAGCGCGCCTGCTGCCGCAGCCAGTCGAGATGGAACGCTTCTCCGACCTCGAAATAGGTCCGGGTCGTGTTCATCATGTTCGTGTTCTGCTCCAGACTGATACGGATGATATCGCACGCCGAGGACAAAACGGGCATCAGGGCGATCTGCCGCGCCAGACTCTGCGGCAATCCGTCCCGCACACCGATATCGATTCGAGCCTGAATCGAGTTTTTGAGATCGTCGGTCAAAAGCCCATCGATATTCTTACGCAGACTTTCGATGCTCTCACCGAAAATCTGGGTATCCTTCTCCAGATGCAGGTCGCGCCCGAGCCGGGTTAGAAACCAGGTGATCGTATGCTCGGCCATCTGCGCGATATCGCGCATGGCCTTGAGTTGGACTTCCGCCGGAACCTTCCCGTCGAGCGACTCGATATCATCCCACAAAGGACGCAGCTTGAACGCATCGCGCGTCACGATATACGCCTCGACGACCTGATCCACCCGCGCCCCGGTCTTGTTCATCCGGGACTTGGTGAAGGTCGGCCCCATCCGGTTGACGAGCGAATTGGCGATCGTCATACCGATAATCTCCCGCTTCAAGAGATGCCGCTTGATCTCGGGGCGAAACTTCTCACCCAGAACGTCCGGGAAATACTCGACCAGCCAGTTTTCCATCTTGGAATTGTCCGGAATGTTCGAAGCCAGCAACTCGCTGGTCAGAGCGATCTTGGAATAAGAAATCAGGATACACAGCTCCGGCCGTGTCAGCCCCTTGCCGGCCCGCAGACGGGCTTCGATGGTTTCCTTGTCCGGCAACCCTTCGTTCTTGCGGTTCAAACCGCGCTCACGCTCCAGATCCTCGATAAAATCCTCATGTAGCTGGAGGTTCTCCCGCGCCTGCAATTCGGCAAGACTCACCGCCTGCGCCTGCTGGTAATTATGCCGCAGGACGTGAGAGGCCACTTCCTCCGTCATCTTCTTGAGCAGGACGTTACGGGCCTTGATATCCATATTGTGCTTCTTGCTGCCCATCACATCGGTCAGCAAAATCTTGATATTCACCTCGTGGTCAGAGGAGTCGACGCCGCCGGAATTATCGACGAAGTCGGTATTCAGGCGCACACCCTTCTCGGAAAGCTCGATCCGCCCGAGTTGCGTCAGCGCAAGATTCGCGCCCTCACCGATCACCCGCGCCCGTATTTCCGAGGCATTCACACGCAGCGCGTCATTGGCCTTGTCGCCGACATCAATATGCGTTTCCTTGGTCGCCTTGACATACGTGCCAATCCCGCCGAACCAGATCAGATCCGTCCGCGCCTTCAGGATCGCCCGGATCAGTTCCGCAGGCGTCGCCTTATCCTTAGGAAGATCAAAGCGCTTCTGAATTTCCGGCGTCAGGCTCAAAACCTTCTCGCTGCGGTTGAAAATCCGCCCGCCTTTGGACAACAGCTTCGTGTTGTAGTGATCCCAGCCCTTCACCTCATCGAACAGCCTTTTGCGCTCCTTGAAGCTGGAAACCGGATCGGGATCGGGATCGCAGAAGATATGGACATGGTTAAACGCCGCCACAAGCCGCATCTGTTCGGACAGAAGCATCCCGTTCCCGAACACATCCCCCGCCATATCCCCGATGCCCGTCGCATCGAACGCCTTTTTCTGGATATCATGGTTGAACAGGCGGAAATGCGCCTTGACGGATTCCCAACCCCCGCGGGCCGTGATCGCCATTTTCTTGTGGTCGTATCCCGCAGAACCGCCGGACGCGAACGCATCGCCCATCCAGAATCCGTATTCCTGCGAAATCCCGTTGGCGGTATCGGAGAAGGTCGCCGTTCCCTTGTCGGCCGCAACTACGAGATACGGGTCATCCCCGTCCCGCCTCACCACATCCTTGGGCGGAATAATCGCCGCGCCGGAGAGATTATCTGTAATATCAAGCAAACCGCGGATGAAGGTCTTGTAACACTCCACCCCTTCCTTGATATATTCTTCGCGGCTCTTGGTCGGAGTCTTGACGACGAAACCGCCCTTCGCGCCCATCGGCACGATGACCGCGTTCTTGACCATCTGCGCCTTCATGAGACCCAGAACCTCGGTGCGGAAATCCTCATGCCGGTCGGACCAGCGTAAGCCTCCGCGCGCGATCTTGTCCCCGCGCAGGTGAATGGCTTCCACACGCGGTGAATAAACGAATATCTCCATGAACGGCTTGGGATCAGGCAGATCGGGAACCAACGCGCTCTTGAGTTTAAGGGAGAGATAAGGTTTGCGCCCCTCTTCCGTCCCGCGCTGGTAATAATTCGTCCGCATGGTCGCCTCGACCAATGCCGAAACCTGCCGCAGAATCCGGTCCTGATCGCTGGATGTGACCTTTTCAAGCTCCGCCTCGATCTTCGCAGAACACGCCTCAGCCAGAGTTTTCGATTTCGAGCCGTTGGCCGGATCATGATAAGCCTTGAAAAGATCAATCAACAGACGGCTGATCGACGCATTGTCCGTCAAGGCCTTCTGGATATAGGTGCGGCTGAAGGGCGAGCGCACCTGCTGCATATAATGAACATAGGACCGCAGGATCGTAATCTCCCGCCAGTTCGCCCCCACGCGCAGGACAAGACGGTTCAGACCGTCGCTCTCCATCTCGTTGTACCAGATTTTGGTAAAGGCCTTTTCGAACTGCTCCTTGACATCCTTGACCGCGATCTTGTCCTTGAATTCCGGCGTCTCCAGAAGGAAATCGTGAATCCAGAGCGATTGCGCGCTGCCCGCAGGCGTAATCTCGAACGGCAGTTCGGCAATCACCCGCAATCCCATATTCTCAAGGATTGGCAGCAC
The sequence above is drawn from the Alphaproteobacteria bacterium genome and encodes:
- a CDS encoding 16S rRNA (uracil(1498)-N(3))-methyltransferase, which codes for MTQPLYKLVRLYLNEEFSAGREIALSDDHVHYLRNVLRLEAGQGLRVFNGRDGEWRADLKSLDKKRGIITLQEILKPQTQDGARIRLLFAPIKKQRMDFLIEKAVELGATDFYPILTGRTENRHLKAERVTAQMIEAAEQCERLDLPVLHPMDNLQNMLKAWDGPKILACVERMEAPVLSSAPVSKDCAFLIGPEGGFDSEEGEFLKNSAKVQAVGLGDTILRAETAALLCLSYARMQLL
- a CDS encoding 4-hydroxybenzoate octaprenyltransferase, with amino-acid sequence MTDTLNTNTHTDIKRLPWIEERLPEKLRPFAYLARLDRPIGIWLLLLPGWWGIVLGSGGLFGMSLYSWLLMGLFGIGAILMRAAGCIINDLWDRDLDKQVERTKNRPLAAGTVSRSQALVLLAGLLTLSLGILLTMNRLTIVLGVLTIPLIVSYPLMKRVTWWPQAFLGITFNFGALMGYTAITGTLSFSCVFLYLAGICWTLGYDTIYAHQDKEDDALAGMKSTALLFGENSPKWVKRFYELTALFLVLAVLISSGSLWTSLLILAACSHLLWQITEWKSEEPASSLHIFRSNRDFGLLILLALLFGA
- a CDS encoding NAD-glutamate dehydrogenase, which produces MSKKAAAKSPKAESKTESKTVGPIKTPANLLKDALALLPANSPEGLRQLLEVLFHDIDADDLGFFEPQILAEMAESHWAMARERKPGQTKIKVYCPEVPGLEHRRTVVDIVCDDLAFLVDSTAAEINRYDYLINILIHPSAVPVFDEKKGFTGIKEGGKKGEGRQSHVHVQINKVLSKAESKALEQGLHKVLIDITAANKQWLSMLQKMKETSTELSVSTTPHSASEIQKCCAFLDYLADNNFTFLGYREYLFVDGKDGVKSKTVKGSSLGLLHDDVEPAYISESDEGLPRNLQELRRSLPPVSISKTNRVSTVHRRVPMDAIAVKTYDEKGGVKGERLFLGLFTSVTYSRSVRDVPYLRDKVEDVVQLSKLMEGSHDRRALRHILEKYPRDELFQIENDELLKICMNIIRLQERQRISLFLRRDPFGRYISCLVYVPRDRFGTKLRLDMEKILEEQMNGTCANFYTTLDDSVFARVMYVINVSQKSPPKFNAKQLEKMLRECGETWQEKLAFAVAEEYQDDTKVTDLTIKYREAFPVAYTENHRARQAVFDIEKIEQALAQGRIVLDLYRPNETEQDKLRLKVYHPGSPITLSDVLPILENMGLRVIAELPFEITPAGSAQSLWIHDFLLETPEFKDKIAVKDVKEQFEKAFTKIWYNEMESDGLNRLVLRVGANWREITILRSYVHYMQQVRSPFSRTYIQKALTDNASISRLLIDLFKAYHDPANGSKSKTLAEACSAKIEAELEKVTSSDQDRILRQVSALVEATMRTNYYQRGTEEGRKPYLSLKLKSALVPDLPDPKPFMEIFVYSPRVEAIHLRGDKIARGGLRWSDRHEDFRTEVLGLMKAQMVKNAVIVPMGAKGGFVVKTPTKSREEYIKEGVECYKTFIRGLLDITDNLSGAAIIPPKDVVRRDGDDPYLVVAADKGTATFSDTANGISQEYGFWMGDAFASGGSAGYDHKKMAITARGGWESVKAHFRLFNHDIQKKAFDATGIGDMAGDVFGNGMLLSEQMRLVAAFNHVHIFCDPDPDPVSSFKERKRLFDEVKGWDHYNTKLLSKGGRIFNRSEKVLSLTPEIQKRFDLPKDKATPAELIRAILKARTDLIWFGGIGTYVKATKETHIDVGDKANDALRVNASEIRARVIGEGANLALTQLGRIELSEKGVRLNTDFVDNSGGVDSSDHEVNIKILLTDVMGSKKHNMDIKARNVLLKKMTEEVASHVLRHNYQQAQAVSLAELQARENLQLHEDFIEDLERERGLNRKNEGLPDKETIEARLRAGKGLTRPELCILISYSKIALTSELLASNIPDNSKMENWLVEYFPDVLGEKFRPEIKRHLLKREIIGMTIANSLVNRMGPTFTKSRMNKTGARVDQVVEAYIVTRDAFKLRPLWDDIESLDGKVPAEVQLKAMRDIAQMAEHTITWFLTRLGRDLHLEKDTQIFGESIESLRKNIDGLLTDDLKNSIQARIDIGVRDGLPQSLARQIALMPVLSSACDIIRISLEQNTNMMNTTRTYFEVGEAFHLDWLRQQARFLPHDNHWQSEASAGLLESLYSCQAGLTVRVLRDLNGKAGKSPRKDSMLEVWLKDHGHLLKQFEPLFAELRRAGTVDLTMLAVAEQRLRQLFGG